The stretch of DNA GCATTTAATTTGTCGGAGAAATATCGTGTTCCCGTTATCATCCTTTCAGATGAAGTAGTTGCTCATACCCGGGAAACCGTCACGTTGCCTTCTCCTGATGAAATTGAAATCATTGACCGAATCAAGCCTGCAATGCCCCCGGAATGGTATATCCCCTATGAGGATAACATAACGGGTGTGCCGCCGATGGCTGTTTTTGGAGAGGGTTATCATTACCATGTGACAGGTCTCGCACATGACGTTCGTGGTTTCCCCACGCAGAGGTCCGATGAGATAGGTGCATTGACAAGGCGCTTATTTCGTAAGATTACCCAAGGATTTCATGATATTCAGAAGGTCAACCTCTTTATGATGGATGATGCAGAATTGGCCATAATTGCTTATGGTTCCGTGGCTCGTTCTTCCCGCCAGGCAGTCATGGAGGCGCGCCAACTGGGCATCCGTGTGGGGCTTTTACAGCTTGTTACCCTGTTTCCATTCCCTCGACATTACGTTGAGGACGTTCTCCGACGGTGCCGAGTGGTACTGGTCCCTGAAATGAACATGGGACAGATCAGCAGGGAAGTAAAGCGGGTTAATCAAACAGATGCACGGGTGGACACATATAACCGTATCGATGGCCAATTGATTACCCCTGAAGAAATTTATGGCCAGCTAATAAAGATGTAACGAGAGACGAATGCCGGAAGAAATAACCAGATTAACGCACAAATATCTTCGCCATGACAAGAAGTTCCCCCACATATGGTGTCCCGGGTGTGGAAATGGCATCGTACTGGGTGCGCTGATTCGGGCCATCGATCGATCAGGTTTGAAGAAGGATGAAATTGTGCTGGTATCGGGTATTGGATGTTCAGGTCGCATGACCGTATATGCGGATTTTGATACCCTTCACACTACCCACGGGCGCGCTCTGACCTTTGCTACCGGTATAAAATTGGCCAATAATGCACTGAAAGTTATTGTCATTATGGGGGATGGTGATGCGACGGCAATCGGAGGCAATCACTTTATCCATGCCGCACGGCGAAATATGGATTTGACGGCAATTATTATAAACAACCATATCTACGGTATGACGGGGGGTCAGCAATCCCCCACAACCCCGCACGGGAGTTTTACAACCACAACACCTTACGGACACATAGAAAATACTTTTTCGATTTCGGAATTAGCGACGACTGCCGGAGCATCGTTCGTCGGTCGCGGAACAACATTTCATGCGCAGCTTCTGGATAAACTGATCGAGAAATCCATCCTCCGAAAAGGTTTCAGTGTTATAGAGGTTCTCTCACATTGTCATGTCCAGTTTGGGAGACGAAATATGATGGGGAGTCCTGTCAAGATGATGAAATGGCTGCGGGATCATGTCGTGCCCGTGAAAAAAGCAAAACAGATGACAGATGAGGCATTGGAAGGTCACTTTACTATTGGTGCCCTTACCGACTCTGCGAAACCATCTTACGTGGAAAAATATCAAACGGTTCGTGAACGGGCTAAGGCATCTTTAAAAAAGTGATTCCCGTAATGCTGGTGAGCACGAATACTATGCCTGTATAAGAATGAAAACATACGAGAGGTTTGAGATATGATGAGTGGGAGAGATTATCGTAACGAGATACGGTTTTGCGGCTCCGGTGGCCAGGGGATAATCATGGCGGC from Deltaproteobacteria bacterium encodes:
- a CDS encoding 2-oxoacid:ferredoxin oxidoreductase subunit beta, producing the protein MPEEITRLTHKYLRHDKKFPHIWCPGCGNGIVLGALIRAIDRSGLKKDEIVLVSGIGCSGRMTVYADFDTLHTTHGRALTFATGIKLANNALKVIVIMGDGDATAIGGNHFIHAARRNMDLTAIIINNHIYGMTGGQQSPTTPHGSFTTTTPYGHIENTFSISELATTAGASFVGRGTTFHAQLLDKLIEKSILRKGFSVIEVLSHCHVQFGRRNMMGSPVKMMKWLRDHVVPVKKAKQMTDEALEGHFTIGALTDSAKPSYVEKYQTVRERAKASLKK
- a CDS encoding 2-oxoacid:acceptor oxidoreductase subunit alpha; translation: MSRVASKKKIRLLQGNEAIVEGALAAGCRFFAGYPITPASEISERMSVRLPQMDGTFIQMEDEIASMGAVVGASLAGVKSMTATSGPGFSLMQENIGFACMTEVPCVVVNVMRGGPSTGLPTHPAQGDVMQARWGTHGDHPIIVLAVSTVRDSFEITVHAFNLSEKYRVPVIILSDEVVAHTRETVTLPSPDEIEIIDRIKPAMPPEWYIPYEDNITGVPPMAVFGEGYHYHVTGLAHDVRGFPTQRSDEIGALTRRLFRKITQGFHDIQKVNLFMMDDAELAIIAYGSVARSSRQAVMEARQLGIRVGLLQLVTLFPFPRHYVEDVLRRCRVVLVPEMNMGQISREVKRVNQTDARVDTYNRIDGQLITPEEIYGQLIKM